A part of Rhinatrema bivittatum chromosome 16, aRhiBiv1.1, whole genome shotgun sequence genomic DNA contains:
- the LOC115077671 gene encoding olfactory receptor 5B12-like has protein sequence MVTEFIILGLSDNPQLQVPLFLVFLLIYLITLLGNLVIITVTCADPRLHTPMYFFLRNLSLTDIYFTSTITPKLLVIFISGDKTISYVGFMMQLYFFIGFGCIEALLLTAMAYDRYAAVCDPLHYFLFMNQRVCVLLVAASWIIGFLPAETITVSVTRLSFCASNVVDHFFCDLLPLLKLSCSDTATIQSLVFVATALMAVPAFLVILTSYSYIISAILRIRSAEGKHKAFSTCSSHLTVVSVYYLSVFCMYLRSPSSYSQEQGKILSVLYTTVTPMLNPIIYSLRNKEVKNAVRKVIGI, from the coding sequence ATGGTGACAGAATTCATTATTCTGGGACTTTCTGATAATCCCCAGCTACAGGTTCCGCTCTTCCTGGTCTTCCTGCTCATCTACCTGATCACCCTGCTGGGGAACCTTGTGATTATCACAGTGACCTGTGCTGACCCccgcctgcacacccccatgtacttcttcctcaggaaCCTGTCACTCACTGACATTTACTTCACCTCCACCATCACCCCCAAACTGCTTGTGATCTTCATCTCTGGGGATAAGACCATTTCCTATGTTGGGTTCATGATGCAGCTCTATTTCTTCATAGGCTTTGGTTGCATTGAGGCTCTCCTTCTTACTGCTATGGCTTATGACCGCTATGCTGCAGTCTGCGATCCCTTGCACTATTTCCTCTTTATGAATCAGAGAGTTTGTGTCCTGCTGGTTGCTGCTTCCTGGATCATCGGCTTTCTACCGGCTGAGACAATTACAGTTTCTGTCACCCGCCTTTCATTCTGTGCCTCTAATGTGGTTgatcatttcttctgtgacctcTTGCCATTGTTAAAGCTTTCCTGCTCTGACACGGCCACCATACAAAGCTTAGTGTTTGTTGCAACTGCATTGATGGCAGTGCCTGCCTTCCTTGTGATTCTTACATCTTACAGTTACATCATCTCAGCCATCCTGAGGATCCGCTCTGCAGAGGGGAAGCATAAAGcattctccacctgctcctctcacCTCACTGTTGTCTCCGTGTATTATTTGTCAGTATTTTGCATGTATCTGAGATCTCCCTCATCATACTCCCAGGAGCAGGGTAAAATCTTGTCCGTGCTGTACACGACTGTCACCCCCATGCTAAACCCCATCATTTACAGTCTGAGGAATAAGGAGGTAAAAAACGCAGTGAGGAAAGTCATAGGAATATAG